A region from the Deltaproteobacteria bacterium genome encodes:
- a CDS encoding Glu/Leu/Phe/Val dehydrogenase — translation MGYEVFAELNERDHEQVVFCNDKVSGLRAIIGIHNTTLGPALGGCRMYPYASEKDALIDVLRLSRGMTYKAGIAGLNLGGGKAVIIGDPKSDKSEMLWRAMGRFIAGLNGRYITAEDSGTTMADMEMMRMETNWVVGISRALGGSGDPSPVTALGVFSAMRAAVEKKLETSSFEGLTVALQGVGHVGYHLVGHLVDAGAKVVVADVDVDAVRKVIADYRVEAVAPEEIHAQPCDIFAPCAMGGGLNEKTIPELQCSVVAGAANNQLREEAADGARLVERDILYTPDFVVNAGGLINVANELEGYNQERALNQARGVYDILKRVFQLAADESIPTYEAANRLAMERIESLGRIRRTFTGAQAPARVG, via the coding sequence ATGGGTTATGAAGTTTTCGCAGAATTGAACGAGCGCGACCACGAGCAAGTTGTTTTCTGTAATGATAAAGTCTCCGGTCTTCGGGCCATCATCGGGATTCACAACACCACACTGGGCCCAGCGCTCGGTGGGTGTCGTATGTATCCTTATGCTTCTGAGAAAGACGCGCTCATCGATGTGCTGCGACTGTCTCGAGGTATGACGTACAAGGCAGGTATTGCCGGACTGAACCTGGGCGGCGGCAAAGCCGTTATCATCGGTGATCCCAAGTCCGACAAGAGCGAGATGCTTTGGCGTGCCATGGGGCGTTTTATCGCAGGGCTAAACGGCCGCTATATTACTGCTGAAGATTCCGGTACCACCATGGCTGACATGGAAATGATGCGTATGGAGACCAACTGGGTTGTGGGTATTTCCCGCGCTTTGGGTGGCTCTGGCGACCCTTCTCCTGTGACCGCTTTGGGCGTTTTTAGCGCGATGCGAGCTGCCGTAGAGAAAAAACTCGAAACCTCCAGCTTTGAAGGCCTTACAGTTGCCCTTCAAGGCGTCGGACACGTTGGTTATCACCTAGTAGGACACCTGGTAGATGCCGGTGCGAAAGTGGTTGTAGCGGACGTAGACGTTGATGCTGTTCGCAAGGTAATCGCTGATTACCGTGTTGAAGCAGTCGCTCCTGAAGAAATCCATGCACAGCCCTGCGATATTTTCGCTCCTTGTGCCATGGGCGGCGGCCTCAATGAAAAGACAATTCCAGAGCTTCAGTGCAGTGTGGTTGCCGGTGCAGCCAACAATCAGCTTCGAGAAGAAGCAGCAGATGGCGCACGACTCGTGGAAAGAGACATTTTATATACCCCTGATTTTGTCGTAAATGCAGGTGGACTTATAAACGTTGCGAACGAATTAGAAGGATATAATCAAGAACGTGCGTTGAATCAGGCTCGGGGTGTTTACGACATCCTTAAGCGTGTTTTTCAGCTCGCGGCCGATGAAAGCATCCCAACCTACGAAGCGGCCAACCGCCTCGCTATGGAACGGATCGAATCACTTGGCCGTATTCGCAGGACTTTTACTGGTGCTCAGGCGCCGGCGAGAGTTGGGTAA